One window from the genome of Mucilaginibacter ginsenosidivorans encodes:
- a CDS encoding DUF6600 domain-containing protein, which yields MKTLNKIWGAGLLIMTMALAAPKSSMAQDEGYVTDQQFYDELEPYGTWVSDPEYGDVWIPDASDDFRPYATNGHWVVTEYGNTWVSDYSWGWAPFHYGRWRYDDYYGWEWIPGHTWAPAWVSWRHGGGYYGWAPLTPGISISVSIGGGYNIPDNYWVCAPEAYITSPRIYSYYAPRTRVVNIIHNTTIINNTYVHNNVTYISGPRVTDIRRVTHNNNVRVYNISNTGRPGVTSVRNNTVNIYRPAVRKAPDARPTRVVDARAYRDQHPNERIAAQNQAAINRANAARLAAVARSQQPDSKVVRVNPRDNRAAATPGRPNVAQRQPQAQQQQQRAEQAARQQHARENAGRPQQAAEQRTRENTQRQQQAQQQRGERAAQQQQQHAQENAQRQQQAQQQRAERAAQQQQQRAQENAQRQQQAQQQRAERAAQQQQQRAQENAQRQQQAQQQRAERAAQQQQQRAQENAQRQQQAQQQRAERAAQQQQQRAQENAQRQQQAQQQRAERAAQQQRQQPPQHRGHGNEK from the coding sequence ATGAAAACTTTAAATAAAATATGGGGTGCCGGCCTGTTAATAATGACTATGGCACTGGCCGCCCCAAAAAGTAGCATGGCCCAGGATGAGGGCTATGTCACAGATCAGCAATTTTACGATGAACTTGAACCCTATGGTACCTGGGTAAGCGACCCCGAATACGGCGATGTTTGGATCCCCGATGCTTCGGACGATTTCAGGCCGTATGCCACTAACGGGCATTGGGTAGTTACCGAATATGGTAATACCTGGGTGTCGGATTACTCATGGGGCTGGGCCCCTTTTCACTACGGTCGCTGGCGGTATGACGACTATTACGGCTGGGAATGGATACCCGGTCACACCTGGGCACCGGCATGGGTGAGCTGGCGGCATGGCGGCGGTTACTACGGCTGGGCACCTTTAACCCCCGGGATAAGTATTAGCGTATCTATAGGCGGTGGTTATAACATCCCGGATAACTATTGGGTGTGCGCGCCTGAGGCTTATATCACCAGCCCGCGTATTTACAGTTATTATGCGCCACGCACCAGGGTGGTTAACATTATACACAACACTACCATCATCAATAACACTTATGTGCATAATAACGTAACTTATATTAGCGGTCCGCGTGTGACCGATATACGCCGCGTTACACATAATAACAACGTCAGGGTTTATAACATAAGTAATACAGGCAGGCCAGGTGTAACGAGCGTTAGAAACAACACGGTTAATATTTATCGTCCGGCTGTGCGAAAAGCTCCGGACGCCCGCCCAACCAGGGTAGTAGACGCACGGGCATACCGCGATCAGCACCCGAACGAACGTATTGCTGCACAAAACCAGGCCGCTATAAACCGTGCTAACGCAGCGCGCCTTGCCGCGGTGGCGCGTAGTCAGCAGCCTGATAGTAAAGTGGTTCGTGTAAATCCACGTGATAATCGTGCTGCCGCAACGCCTGGCAGGCCAAATGTTGCGCAGCGCCAACCGCAAGCTCAACAACAGCAGCAACGTGCAGAGCAAGCAGCCCGGCAGCAGCATGCCCGGGAAAATGCTGGTCGTCCGCAGCAAGCGGCTGAACAACGCACCCGGGAAAATACGCAGCGTCAGCAACAAGCTCAACAGCAACGGGGAGAACGCGCGGCTCAGCAACAGCAGCAACATGCTCAGGAAAATGCGCAGCGTCAGCAGCAGGCCCAACAGCAACGTGCGGAACGCGCGGCTCAACAACAGCAGCAGCGTGCCCAGGAAAATGCACAGCGTCAGCAGCAGGCCCAACAGCAACGTGCAGAACGCGCGGCTCAACAACAGCAGCAACGTGCCCAGGAAAATGCGCAGCGTCAGCAGCAAGCCCAACAACAACGTGCGGAACGCGCGGCTCAGCAACAGCAGCAACGCGCCCAGGAAAACGCACAGCGTCAGCAGCAGGCCCAACAGCAACGTGCAGAACGTGCGGCTCAGCAACAGCAGCAACGTGCCCAGGAAAATGCACAGCGTCAGCAACAGGCCCAGCAACAACGTGCGGAACGCGCGGCACAACAGCAACGCCAGCAGCCACCGCAGCACCGGGGGCATGGCAACGAGAAATAA
- a CDS encoding 3-oxoacyl-ACP synthase, translated as MMKNLKEQLYKMCIDYVQAKINEAKQGIDDAQYAAAEESKSSAGDKYETAREMMQQETDRYQLQLNEANKLMVALSKVNYNSEYTSADAGSVVTTNNGNFFVAISAGSFTVAGLAFFVVSPQSPIGIKLAGKKAGDAFELNGRAYQIQQVG; from the coding sequence ATGATGAAGAATTTGAAAGAGCAACTTTATAAAATGTGCATTGATTATGTGCAGGCTAAAATAAATGAAGCAAAACAGGGGATTGATGATGCACAGTATGCCGCAGCCGAGGAAAGCAAAAGCAGCGCGGGGGATAAGTATGAAACAGCGCGGGAAATGATGCAACAAGAAACCGACCGGTATCAGTTGCAGTTGAATGAGGCCAATAAACTGATGGTTGCGTTAAGTAAAGTAAACTATAATAGCGAATATACATCGGCTGATGCCGGGAGTGTTGTGACCACCAATAACGGAAATTTTTTTGTCGCGATAAGCGCGGGCAGTTTCACTGTCGCGGGCCTTGCTTTCTTTGTGGTTTCGCCACAATCGCCTATTGGTATTAAACTGGCAGGAAAAAAGGCAGGTGATGCTTTTGAGCTTAACGGCAGAGCTTATCAAATACAACAAGTTGGCTAA
- a CDS encoding sulfotransferase, translated as MPSQTLIIAGMHRSGTSLITNWLYHCGLQVGESLVEANEGNKEGHYEDVEFLKIHEEILADNGLTVSGLVYDEQPKISDYQLEKLKAIIRIKKRRFDQWGWKEPRTCLFLDTYRQLLPEARYLVIVRDYVSVVNSLLKRDFDELDKSYRQRSFFTRLKWTVIKKRAKRKKHYRNNAEDYLKVWIEYNLHILSTLKGLQPEDYLVINYSLLQKDDRRVFSWLKGKWGFNLQYFSFRNIYKESLISRVADLSPYIKDEGLVAEAKNVGDQLKKYISLA; from the coding sequence ATGCCGTCGCAAACACTCATTATTGCAGGAATGCACCGCTCGGGAACCTCTTTAATTACAAACTGGCTGTATCACTGCGGGTTGCAGGTAGGCGAAAGCCTTGTGGAAGCCAATGAAGGTAATAAGGAAGGACATTACGAAGATGTTGAATTCCTGAAAATACACGAAGAAATATTGGCAGATAACGGGCTTACCGTATCGGGCCTGGTATACGATGAGCAGCCAAAAATATCCGACTATCAGCTTGAGAAATTAAAGGCCATTATCCGGATCAAAAAACGACGATTTGATCAGTGGGGCTGGAAAGAGCCCCGCACCTGCCTGTTCCTGGATACCTATCGCCAATTGCTGCCCGAAGCCAGGTACCTGGTAATAGTTCGCGACTATGTATCAGTTGTTAACTCCCTGCTGAAAAGAGACTTTGACGAACTGGATAAATCATACCGGCAGCGAAGTTTTTTTACGCGTTTAAAATGGACAGTGATCAAAAAAAGAGCTAAAAGAAAAAAGCACTACCGTAATAATGCGGAAGATTACCTGAAAGTCTGGATCGAATATAACCTGCATATACTAAGTACGCTGAAAGGGCTTCAGCCCGAAGATTACCTGGTTATAAATTACTCGCTGCTACAGAAAGATGACAGGCGTGTATTTTCATGGCTTAAGGGTAAATGGGGTTTTAACCTGCAATATTTCTCGTTCAGGAATATATATAAGGAGAGCCTCATTAGCCGGGTTGCCGACCTTTCGCCTTATATAAAAGATGAGGGACTTGTAGCCGAGGCTAAAAATGTGGGCGATCAGCTTAAGAAATATATAAGTTTGGCTTAG
- the cysC gene encoding adenylyl-sulfate kinase: MILLFCGLSGAGKSTLAEKVKDKLAAENIFAEIIDADVYRRCLFKDLGYSMEDRFENIRRLGFIANKFSSHNIITIVSAINPYDTIRRELISAYKNVRVVHIDCDVDELIRRDTKGLYKRAMLPEGHPDKLSNLTGINDPFEAPQNPDVYVNTHALGEKECTNKICSFILNSIVKEKYLYNTYTHVS, from the coding sequence ATGATATTACTGTTTTGCGGTCTGTCGGGGGCCGGTAAATCTACGTTAGCCGAAAAGGTAAAAGATAAATTAGCCGCCGAAAACATTTTTGCCGAGATCATCGATGCTGACGTATACCGCCGGTGCCTGTTCAAGGACCTGGGGTATTCAATGGAAGATCGCTTTGAAAACATCCGGAGGCTGGGTTTTATTGCGAATAAATTTTCTTCCCATAATATCATCACCATTGTTAGCGCCATCAATCCTTACGATACCATACGCCGGGAGTTGATAAGCGCCTACAAAAATGTCAGGGTGGTCCACATCGATTGTGATGTGGATGAACTGATCAGGCGTGATACGAAAGGGCTATATAAACGCGCCATGCTCCCCGAAGGGCACCCGGATAAGCTTTCAAATCTGACAGGGATCAACGATCCGTTCGAGGCTCCGCAAAATCCCGATGTTTATGTAAATACCCATGCGCTCGGCGAAAAGGAATGTACAAACAAAATATGCTCGTTTATACTTAACAGTATTGTAAAGGAGAAGTATTTATATAATACCTATACTCATGTATCCTGA
- a CDS encoding response regulator, giving the protein MKKLIFIDDSPLDHFILKRILNKYNLAYEINCTANAEEVIGFLEKNRLNRALLPDVILLDIYMPEFNGWQFLEKVQRIYPNLSKPFKLYILSSSINPKDIDHAKQYNCVKSFVFKPITKEVLERLVDEEISEVK; this is encoded by the coding sequence ATGAAAAAATTGATATTCATCGACGATAGCCCCCTGGATCATTTTATCCTGAAGAGGATACTGAACAAGTATAATTTGGCGTATGAAATAAATTGTACCGCTAACGCCGAAGAGGTGATCGGCTTCCTTGAAAAAAATCGCCTGAACAGAGCGTTACTGCCCGACGTAATATTGCTGGACATTTATATGCCCGAATTTAATGGTTGGCAGTTTTTGGAAAAGGTGCAGCGAATATATCCCAACTTATCCAAGCCATTTAAACTGTATATTCTTTCTTCGTCGATCAACCCCAAAGACATCGACCACGCAAAACAATATAACTGCGTAAAATCTTTTGTATTTAAGCCAATTACCAAAGAAGTGCTTGAGCGGTTGGTTGATGAGGAAATATCTGAAGTTAAATAA
- a CDS encoding CHAT domain-containing protein, with translation MCWDRLFRLLVALIVLFASSALAQRPPTPDYKRSFALAEKLSNAEHPTDETDRQALDAYIKAVNILNRTQADPIFLFKASVSTGAFLQVLGRYKESIPYFRNAFLVKLGFKNAPDSIMFRPLVYCGNSYYELDMLDSARNLYKKAENIAELYPKVSELERLYNTLGVIAYSTGNYSKSITYYQKAISTLTSRSHYDRTFLVYYKTNLASAYRKLKNYDGALSTYMALLQYHVETDKLMHNIGSLYLAMQKPAIALSYLSKVAYDDQRKLNDIGRAYYLLKDYAPADSFFKKASAWNVKQNGSHKNSDHGITLKYWGDVYLQKDQPLQALFYYQHAINYLQINFNSTDIYVNPTEFNSAFNSVELLEALLAKATAFKALYDQDKKIRDLDASLNTYLAFYKLADHIERFYDTDDARELINDKKYESHQLPIEICLQLLKLTNEKKYLYHAFFLDEENKANLLMLNLQGSRYRSAGRIPKQLLEQETLLKENITHESLKARNITDSTTLLSAQKQINDYSIRLIKVQEKIGAADHLNKMRPESGELSINELQKIIPPHNAVLSYHLSNTGLLCFVITADKFDFFATKTGPSFTPLIRNIYLNAQARSSNTNRKINDAGNALYKLLIAPAKAALADVENITVIPDDELNYLPFELLADDEGNSLISRYAVTYNYSCALLQNNRGQLKKNASELSMAPFTEKIAPGSSAPAGEWAQLPYSKQETEQLKGTSFIGQSATKQQFLRSAPNFNIIHLATHAYANDNDPNRSFIAFYPSKPDSVLQYKLYIPEIYNLRLDKTRLIVLSACESGTGELMRGEGLISLSRAFSYSGCYNIVTSMWKADDASTAYISSKMHRYLQKGYTIASALRQAKLDYLNDGSIPNAKKTPGYWAQLRLVGGFEETKAPNGIFIWVLIGFFLVASLVVVKKSRSTNL, from the coding sequence ATGTGTTGGGATCGCTTATTTAGATTATTAGTCGCGCTAATAGTATTATTCGCTTCCTCCGCCTTAGCTCAGAGGCCGCCCACACCTGATTACAAAAGATCGTTTGCCCTTGCAGAAAAGCTTTCGAACGCTGAACACCCTACAGACGAAACGGACAGGCAAGCGCTTGACGCCTACATCAAAGCCGTAAATATTTTAAACCGGACCCAAGCGGATCCCATTTTCTTATTTAAAGCTTCTGTATCTACCGGCGCTTTTTTGCAGGTGCTGGGGAGGTACAAGGAATCCATTCCGTATTTCAGAAATGCTTTTTTAGTGAAACTTGGGTTTAAAAACGCCCCGGACTCTATCATGTTCAGACCTTTGGTTTATTGTGGCAACAGTTACTACGAGCTTGACATGCTCGATTCAGCACGCAATCTTTACAAAAAAGCCGAAAACATCGCCGAGTTATACCCAAAAGTAAGCGAATTGGAAAGGTTGTATAATACGCTCGGAGTGATTGCGTACTCAACAGGAAACTACAGTAAAAGTATTACATATTATCAAAAAGCTATTTCCACGCTAACCAGCCGGTCCCACTATGACAGGACATTCCTGGTTTATTACAAAACCAATCTTGCTTCGGCCTATCGTAAATTGAAAAATTATGACGGCGCATTAAGCACTTATATGGCATTGCTCCAATACCACGTGGAAACCGATAAGTTAATGCATAATATTGGCTCGCTTTACCTGGCTATGCAAAAGCCGGCCATAGCTCTCAGTTATCTGTCCAAAGTAGCTTATGACGACCAAAGAAAACTTAACGACATCGGCAGGGCCTATTATCTCTTAAAGGACTATGCACCGGCCGATAGTTTTTTCAAAAAGGCCTCGGCCTGGAATGTTAAACAAAACGGTTCACACAAAAACAGCGATCACGGAATTACACTTAAATATTGGGGAGACGTTTACCTGCAAAAGGATCAGCCGTTGCAGGCCCTGTTCTATTATCAGCATGCTATTAATTATTTGCAGATCAATTTTAATTCGACCGATATATACGTAAATCCGACGGAGTTTAACAGCGCGTTCAATAGTGTTGAACTGCTGGAAGCGTTGCTTGCCAAAGCAACAGCATTTAAAGCGCTTTATGATCAGGATAAGAAAATTAGAGACCTCGACGCCTCCCTTAATACTTACCTGGCATTTTACAAACTGGCTGATCATATCGAACGATTTTACGATACGGACGATGCCCGGGAATTGATAAATGATAAAAAATATGAATCGCACCAGCTGCCGATAGAGATTTGCTTACAGCTTTTAAAGCTGACAAATGAGAAAAAATACCTTTATCATGCTTTCTTTCTTGATGAAGAGAATAAAGCAAACTTGTTAATGCTTAATCTACAAGGCTCAAGATACAGGTCTGCCGGACGTATTCCGAAACAATTGCTGGAGCAGGAAACATTGCTTAAGGAAAATATTACACATGAATCGTTGAAAGCCAGGAATATCACGGATTCGACAACTTTGTTAAGTGCTCAAAAGCAAATCAACGACTACAGTATCCGCCTGATAAAAGTGCAGGAAAAAATCGGTGCGGCGGACCACTTAAATAAAATGAGGCCCGAAAGCGGTGAACTCTCAATTAACGAGCTTCAGAAAATAATACCACCGCACAATGCTGTTTTGTCCTATCATTTAAGCAATACCGGCTTACTTTGCTTTGTAATAACAGCTGACAAGTTTGATTTCTTTGCGACAAAGACAGGGCCTTCTTTTACCCCGCTTATCCGCAATATCTACCTGAACGCGCAAGCCAGGAGCAGCAATACAAATCGGAAAATAAACGACGCCGGCAATGCTTTATACAAGCTATTGATAGCCCCTGCAAAAGCCGCGCTTGCTGATGTGGAAAATATCACAGTTATTCCGGATGACGAATTAAACTACCTGCCATTCGAATTACTGGCCGACGACGAAGGCAACAGCCTGATCAGTAGATATGCTGTAACCTATAATTATTCCTGCGCGCTATTGCAAAATAATAGGGGCCAGCTAAAGAAAAACGCATCGGAATTAAGTATGGCCCCATTTACTGAAAAGATAGCACCGGGTAGCAGTGCGCCCGCCGGCGAATGGGCCCAATTGCCCTATTCGAAGCAGGAAACGGAGCAATTAAAGGGGACATCTTTTATTGGTCAAAGTGCAACAAAGCAGCAGTTTCTGCGTAGTGCGCCGAATTTTAATATCATACACCTGGCCACGCATGCTTATGCAAATGACAATGATCCCAACAGGTCGTTCATTGCATTTTATCCATCTAAACCCGATTCAGTATTACAATATAAACTATACATTCCTGAAATATATAATCTGCGACTTGACAAAACCCGCCTGATCGTACTAAGCGCCTGCGAGAGCGGAACCGGGGAGTTGATGCGCGGTGAAGGTCTGATAAGCCTATCGCGTGCTTTTTCCTATTCGGGATGCTATAATATTGTTACTTCGATGTGGAAGGCCGACGACGCTTCAACAGCATATATATCGTCGAAAATGCACCGCTATTTACAGAAGGGCTATACCATAGCCTCGGCTTTGCGGCAAGCGAAACTTGACTATTTGAATGACGGATCCATTCCTAACGCCAAAAAAACACCCGGGTATTGGGCGCAATTACGATTGGTGGGTGGGTTTGAGGAAACGAAAGCCCCAAACGGTATTTTTATTTGGGTGCTTATTGGCTTTTTCCTGGTCGCCAGTTTGGTAGTGGTCAAAAAAAGCCGGAGCACTAATTTATAG
- a CDS encoding RNA polymerase sigma factor, giving the protein MKKAILDFSDGELIEALKKDHVTNMAISYLYRSYYGVLSNHVRQNMGSEQDAEDVFQEVVVTFIGLVKNGKFRGESSVKTFLFTLNRFTWLNELKKRNRAAHREEKFESESESEEGDVSRYLVERESRHMVIAMMDKLGAVCKSILLSYYYDNLSMKEILPLVNFENEQVLRNKKYKCLKSLEQMLTTNPELAQRFKAALTYGN; this is encoded by the coding sequence ATGAAAAAAGCCATATTAGATTTCTCTGACGGGGAATTAATTGAAGCGCTTAAAAAAGATCATGTCACCAATATGGCGATCAGTTATTTATATCGAAGCTATTACGGAGTTCTAAGTAATCATGTGCGGCAAAACATGGGATCGGAACAGGATGCAGAGGATGTTTTCCAGGAGGTTGTGGTCACATTTATTGGCCTGGTTAAAAATGGAAAGTTCAGGGGCGAATCATCCGTCAAAACATTCCTGTTTACTTTGAACAGGTTTACCTGGCTTAACGAGCTGAAAAAAAGAAACAGGGCGGCGCATCGCGAAGAAAAGTTTGAGAGCGAAAGCGAAAGTGAAGAGGGCGATGTAAGCAGGTATTTAGTTGAACGCGAGTCGAGGCATATGGTGATAGCTATGATGGACAAGCTTGGCGCGGTTTGTAAAAGTATCCTGCTGTCCTATTACTATGATAACCTATCGATGAAGGAAATACTCCCGCTCGTAAATTTTGAAAACGAGCAGGTTCTGAGAAATAAAAAGTATAAATGTTTGAAAAGCCTGGAGCAAATGCTAACCACTAACCCCGAGCTGGCACAACGATTTAAAGCGGCCTTAACCTATGGAAACTGA
- a CDS encoding Arm DNA-binding domain-containing protein — protein sequence MVTYKVLLDARRPKSDGTYAVTIRITHDRKSTTFNTGVFVKKEQWLLEKCSISNVHPNAGLLNKTVTETYLRVQKSVLELESNGEGV from the coding sequence ATGGTTACCTACAAAGTTTTATTAGATGCACGCCGTCCAAAGTCCGATGGCACATATGCAGTTACAATCAGAATTACCCACGATCGCAAATCCACAACCTTTAATACTGGGGTGTTTGTAAAGAAAGAACAGTGGCTCTTGGAGAAATGCTCTATCAGCAACGTCCATCCGAATGCAGGGTTACTAAACAAAACAGTTACGGAAACTTACTTAAGGGTGCAAAAATCTGTTTTGGAACTGGAATCCAATGGGGAGGGAGTTTAG